The DNA window TTAATCAGCGTTTCCTTAAGTTCAGCCGGGGAAGAAACACATGTCCGCAAGACTTTCCAGGCAATGTTGCCGAAAAACGGATCGCCTCGCAAAGATGCGTTAACCATAGTGCTGTCTATTTGCTGCAACAGCAAAGCAAATGCATAAACCGGCTTGTCGTTGTCACTGCGCTGTGTGGCTGATTGAACTTCCACCGCCGGATTGCCATAAATCAGAATAGCATCGGGATTCGACGGTGCATACGTGGCGATAGCGTTGCGCAGATAACGGGTATCGTAGGCATGAATCTCCGATGCGTGAATATCGGGATATTGCCGGTTCTTGAATTGCAACGGCCGCAAAAACGACCGTCCGTCGGATTGCAGCTTGGCGGTCACACACGCCGCGAGCGCGGCATGTTCTCCGGCCAATTTTTCTTCGAAGCGCTGCGTTTTGCCGGTTGTATCGTGCAAATTCGCGCATGCTGCCATAAAGGATACGGTTACAACCACAATCCAGCGCTTCATCGCAACACTTCCGAAAAAAATGGTACAGCGATTGATGAGCAGCTCGTTGCCAATCAAACGCTAGCCGCCAAAATAAACGTACGGTTTCATCGGCTCGGCAGACTCCTTGAAACGTTTGCGCTCGTCCAGATTCTGCTCTTTGTCCCACCAAACGCTGCGCGCCTCCAGCCGCTTTTCTTGCACTTGCGGATTTTTTTCCAGAAATTCACGCATGAATCGGGTGTTTTCTGATTCGTAGTTATAATCCATCACTTATCCCCTGCAGTAAAATTGCAAAAGCCGAACTTTAGCACAGACCTCATTTTCGATACAGTCCCGCCCTTTACTCCCAATCTTACAAGCAAATCGTGCGCCGCCATGCAGCAATGCTAGAATGCCGCTGTTATCACCACTTCCCAATTTAACTGCCCTACCGGCAATTTTTCTTCATGCTTGTTCTCGGTATTGAAACGTCTTGCGACGAAACCGGAATCGCGCTTTATGACACCACGCGCGGCTTACTCAGTCACGCGCTGTATTCGCAAATCGCCATGCACCGCGAATACGGCGGTGTGGTGCCGGAGCTGGCGTCGCGCGATCACATCCGCCGCGTGTTGCCGTTGATCCGGCAAGCCTTGCATGATGCGCATCATCAATTGCACGACATCGATGCAATTGCTTACACCCAAGGCCCAGGATTGGCCGGTGCGTTGCTGGTCGGCGCCAGCATCGGCGCTGCGCTTAGTTTTGCGCTGAACATTCCGGCACTCGGCATCCACCACCTCGAGGGTCACTTGCTATCGCCTTTACTGTCCACACCGGCACCAGCCTTCCCGTTCATCGCGCTACTAGTTTCCGGCGGCCATACCCAATTGATGCAAGTCGACGCTGTCGGCCACTATCGATTGCTGGGTGAAACAGTCGACGACGCCGCCGGTGAAGCATTCGACAAAACTGCCAAATTATTGGGGCTCGGTTATCCCGGCGGCGCGGCGTTATCACAACTCGCCCGGCAAGGCCGGCCGAGGCAATTCAAGCTGCCGCGCCCCATGCTCAACAGCGGCGATCTGAATTTCAGTTTCAGCGGCCTGAAAACCGCGGTACTGACCTTGCTCAACAAGCAGGAAGCCGGCGATCAAATCCGCGCCGACATCGCATCGGCTTTTCAAGAAGCAGTGGTGGAAGTATTGACGGAAAAATCACTAGCGGCGCTGGCGCAAACCGGATTGAAGCAACTGGTCGTGGCGGGTGGGGTCGGCGCTAACGAACAACTGCGCCGCGCGCTCAGCGCAAAAGCCGCAGCAAAAGGCGCCACGGTATTTTACCCGGAGCTGGAATTCTGCACCGACAACGGCGCCATGATCGCGTTTGCCGGTGCTATGCGCCTGCAAGCCATGCCGGAGCCTGTTCGGCAACCGGCAAGCAGTTTTACCGTCAATGCACGCTGGAATCTGGAAATGCTGGAAACGCCTGAAGCCGATTAAATGTCGGGCGATTTTTTTTCGCCGATCCGCCCTTCCTTGCCCGCCAGCAGATTGACGATGTTCGACTGGTGACGCCAGATCAGCAGTAACGACATCGCCGAAACCGCCAAGGTGTCGGCTTCAAAACCCAGCAGACCGATGCTGTAAAGCGGCGCCAATACCGCTGCGACCAGAGCCGACAGCGACGAAATGCGCCAAACGAATGCAACCAGCAACCAGGTCGCCATCGCCAGCAGCCCCAGCCACACATTCAGGCCGAGTAGCACGCCAACTGCGGTCGCCACACCTTTGCCCCCTTGGAAACGTAAAAACACCGGGAACACATGACCGAGAAATACCGCCAGCGCCGCCGCGGCGACCGCCTCATCACCCATCCCCCATTGCGGCGCATAAGCTTGCGCCAGAAAAACCGCCAGCCAGCCTTTTCCGGCGTCACCGAGCAACGTCAGCACCGCCGCGGCTTTCTTGCCGCTACGCAGCACATTGGTCGCGCCGGGATTTTTCGAACCGTACGAGCGCGGATCGGGTAGTTTAAAAATCCAACTGGAAATCAGCGCAAACGGCACGGAGCCCAGCAAATAAGCCAGCACGGCAAACAGCAATAACGTCATCAGATTCGCACCACTTGGAAAAAATAGACTAGAATCCGGTATCGCCCGCTTCCATTAAGCTTCCGGCCATACCCGAACAATCCGCACATTTTAGCGCTTAATCATTCATGGATATCATTTTTCTGCACGACCTCAAAGCCAAAACGCTGATCGGCGTTTATCCGTGGGAGCGCATCGTGCCGCAAACCATTCAATTGGATCTGGAAATCGCCCTCCCCAGTAGCCGCGCCTGCCGGACGGACAACATTAATGATGCGCTCGATTACGCATTGATCGTCGAGCGCATCAACGACATTCTGACGAATAAACATTTCTCGCTGCTGGAAGCGCTGGCCGAGCATATCGCGCAAACCATCCTAAGCGAATTTCACTCACCGTGGGTCAAGGTCAGCGTCGCCAAACTGGGCATTATCCGTGGGGTAAAGAAGCTGGGAATCCGTATTGAGCGAAAAGCTAATATCAACCACATAGAGAATAATTAGACGAAAATCACTCAGGTTTTCACAATCTCTTTGTGTACGATAAAGATCGTTTTCATGACAAAATTTTCAATGTTTCTAGAAAATTATCTCTTATTTAGATAATCAAAAAATTTACAACAACTAACACCATAGTTGATAATACAATTTATCCATGCTGAATCAGGAGGTATGCTATGCGCACAATACAAGTTACCGCTGTTTTTTATGCAGCTCTCGCAATATTGCTTATGAATAGCACCGTTACCGCACAAGATATCAGCGATATTCAAAGACAATTCAATGCCGAAACGACCGGCAAGCCTTTCAGTGTCCCCGACAACGCCACGCTGACGAAAGCGCTGAAGGAAGCCACCGATAGAGGTACGCCGACTAAAACGCCAAATTATCAGCCAGGTTGTTTCGGCCTAGGCTGTGTTTTGGGGCAGAATTATGGCTACGGTGGCTATTTCGGCGGTTATACGCGACCGTATTACGGCGGTTTGTATGGCGCCGGCAATTATCTGCCGTATTATTACGGCTGGTAATTTTAAAAAAACCGACAAACCGTTTCGATCACGCCAACAATTCAATTAATTCAATTTTTCATTCAATCATCAAAAGGGAGATGCAATGGATTACTCCATTAACAAGAATACCTGGGTACTAACAGGAATCATGCTGTGTTCTTTGATTTTAAGCGGGTGTGCCGCAGTTCATACATCCATTGCCAAGAAAGATCTGGATGTGCAAACCAAAATGAGCGATTCCATTTTTCTGGATCCTGTCGAGCCGGATAAAAAAGTCATCTACCTGAATATTCGCAACACCTCCGACAAAACCAATTTTGATATTACCGCAACAGTCGCCCGAGCATTGGAAGGGCGCGGCTACCGTATCACCACCAATCCGAAAGAAGCGCATTACTGGCTGCAAGCCAATGTGCTGAGTGTCGACAAAGCCAGTCCGACCGCTGCAGAGGCCGCGCTGAGAGCGGGATATGGCGGCATGGGTAGCGCAGCCTTGGGTGCTGCCGTGGGAACAGCCACTGGCGCAGCGATGGGCGGTTGGACGGGCGCCGGTATTGGCGGGCTGGCTGGCGCGGCGGCATTCGGTGTCGCCAGCACGATCGCCGACGCCGCTGTCAAGGATGTCACGTTTATGGCGATCACCGATGTCGAGATCGCGGAACGCGCCGAAGAGGGTGTCATTGTGCGCGAAGACCGGCAGCAGGATGCCAAACAAGGCGTGGGCGGCGCCAGAAGACAATCTTCCACAAAAGTCAGCGAAATGAACAAATTCCGCACCCGCGTAGTGAGCACGGCCAATAAGGTCAATTTGCAGTACGAAGAAGCCGCGGTTGAATTGACCAATGGATTGGCGCGTTCCATCTCCGGGCTTTTCTAGAATCGAGTTTCAGGCATTGGAATTTGTGAAATCCACTACATTTCCCGGTCGCAGATGATCGCGGCCGGGAAACATGTTCTCATCTCACCGCACAATACTCTTCAACCTAGCATCGTTTTCTTATTTACAAGGAGTGCATGATGCCAAGAAAAACAATCCCTGCTGCGCTGGTCTTGATTCTATTTCTTACTGTTTCCACAGCTCAAGCGCAAAAAAACAATCCGGCTGCCGACAGCCGTGATGCCATCAACCGCATGACAAAAGAACTGGGACTCAACGAAACGCAGCGGACTAAAGTCGAAACCATTCTTAACACAGAGAAAAAGAAAGTTGAAGCCGTCTTTGCCGAAGAAAGAAAAAAACTGCAATCGATTCAGGAAGAAACCCGATCCAACTTGAAAGCAGTATTGACCCCGGAACAAATGGGAAAACTGGAAAACAAAATGCGTCAGGAAAGCAATAAAAACGCACCGCAGAAAAAGTAATCGATCAAGCCTCGATTGATGATCGATAGCGCGCCGGATCGGCCACACCTGCCGCTTCGAATCCCGCTGTGCGAATCCGGCAGGAGTCGCAAATACCGCATGCCCGCCCCGCTTCATCCGCTTGATAGCAAGAAACCGTCAGGCCGTAATCCACTCCCAAAGCCAGCCCGGTTTGGATGATTTCCTTTTTGGATAAATGCATCAGCGGCGTATGAATCGTTAATTTTTTTCCTTC is part of the Gammaproteobacteria bacterium genome and encodes:
- a CDS encoding dihydroneopterin aldolase; this translates as MDIIFLHDLKAKTLIGVYPWERIVPQTIQLDLEIALPSSRACRTDNINDALDYALIVERINDILTNKHFSLLEALAEHIAQTILSEFHSPWVKVSVAKLGIIRGVKKLGIRIERKANINHIENN
- the plsY gene encoding glycerol-3-phosphate 1-O-acyltransferase PlsY — encoded protein: MTLLLFAVLAYLLGSVPFALISSWIFKLPDPRSYGSKNPGATNVLRSGKKAAAVLTLLGDAGKGWLAVFLAQAYAPQWGMGDEAVAAAALAVFLGHVFPVFLRFQGGKGVATAVGVLLGLNVWLGLLAMATWLLVAFVWRISSLSALVAAVLAPLYSIGLLGFEADTLAVSAMSLLLIWRHQSNIVNLLAGKEGRIGEKKSPDI
- a CDS encoding DUF3460 family protein; amino-acid sequence: MDYNYESENTRFMREFLEKNPQVQEKRLEARSVWWDKEQNLDERKRFKESAEPMKPYVYFGG
- a CDS encoding complement resistance protein TraT, with product MDYSINKNTWVLTGIMLCSLILSGCAAVHTSIAKKDLDVQTKMSDSIFLDPVEPDKKVIYLNIRNTSDKTNFDITATVARALEGRGYRITTNPKEAHYWLQANVLSVDKASPTAAEAALRAGYGGMGSAALGAAVGTATGAAMGGWTGAGIGGLAGAAAFGVASTIADAAVKDVTFMAITDVEIAERAEEGVIVREDRQQDAKQGVGGARRQSSTKVSEMNKFRTRVVSTANKVNLQYEEAAVELTNGLARSISGLF
- the tsaD gene encoding tRNA (adenosine(37)-N6)-threonylcarbamoyltransferase complex transferase subunit TsaD, which produces MLVLGIETSCDETGIALYDTTRGLLSHALYSQIAMHREYGGVVPELASRDHIRRVLPLIRQALHDAHHQLHDIDAIAYTQGPGLAGALLVGASIGAALSFALNIPALGIHHLEGHLLSPLLSTPAPAFPFIALLVSGGHTQLMQVDAVGHYRLLGETVDDAAGEAFDKTAKLLGLGYPGGAALSQLARQGRPRQFKLPRPMLNSGDLNFSFSGLKTAVLTLLNKQEAGDQIRADIASAFQEAVVEVLTEKSLAALAQTGLKQLVVAGGVGANEQLRRALSAKAAAKGATVFYPELEFCTDNGAMIAFAGAMRLQAMPEPVRQPASSFTVNARWNLEMLETPEAD